The proteins below come from a single Triticum aestivum cultivar Chinese Spring chromosome 5D, IWGSC CS RefSeq v2.1, whole genome shotgun sequence genomic window:
- the LOC123119673 gene encoding asparagine synthetase domain-containing protein C4F6.11c isoform X1 — MCGIALVLSGDCLVVSPSTAAAAAEAAASGTPFSDEGKGVSVGELKEALRRRGPDSLGCHRLHLCAADSSIVGATDGVDCDGGDGVGGGVGATELCFIGATLQLRGAEPVSQPLVAQSGSVLVYNGEIYGGINIANDQNDTQSLLSSLESFCCCDLHVADRDEAYPCRESVGKSVPQILSTIKGPWALIYWQTDSKTLWFGRDAFGRRSLLVHWPTPDDSRFILSSVSPPSFSRNNSATEVNGLEAGADPDFSDHTKVSYWEELPCGIYSIHLKDLDNNAACTREGCVVEVRKHDWTDSSLHTLIRWERKSTVPTVDGLVSAMGSVDKGNHHLSSCFREAEDSTSNGFEKRDLPSDICLSPAHRVLIALRESVMLRTNVNILYQGDLNKLKEAELAPIAILFSGGLDSMILAALLDQCLDSKWTIDLLNVSFDGQLAPDRVSSLAGLKELQRISPLRRWRLVEIDSNLANLKEESEHVMSLIYPSNTYMDLNIGIALWLAASGDGWVNGQDGDRYKHKSTSRVLLVGSGADEQCAGYGRHRTKYRVGGWVSLDEEMRLDVQRIWKRNMGRDDRCISDHGKEARFPFLDESVIRTLLEIPLWDITKLDEPVGKGDKKILREVAKLLGLQEAAFLPKRAIQFGSRIARESNRKNFGSNRAANLASAGSVEVHKRNH; from the exons ATGTGCGGCATAGCCCTCGTCCTATCCGGCGACTGCCTAGTCGtctccccctccaccgccgccgccgccgccgaagccgctGCATCCGGAACACCGTTCTCCGACGAG GGGAAGGGCGTGTCCGTGGGTGAGCTCAAGGAGGCCCTGCGGCGGCGAGGCCCGGACAGCCTTGGATGCCATAGGCTCCACCTTTGCGCGGCGGACAGCAGCATCGTAGGTGCTACAG ATGGCGTAGATTGTGACGGTGGAGACGGGgttggtggtggtgttggtgccACGGAGTTGTGCTTCATTGGCGCGACACTGCAGCTCAGGGGAGCTGAGCCGGTTTCGCAGCCACTGGTGGCGCAATCAGGAAGTGTTCTAGTGTATAATG GTGAGATATATGGAGGAATTAACATTGCCAATGATCAGAATGACACACAATCACTCTTGTCTTCACTGGAATCTTTCTGTTGCTGTGACCTCCATGTTGCTGATAGAGATGAAGCATACCCTTGCCGTGAGAGCGTAGGGAAATCAGTTCCACAGATCCTCTCCACTATTAAAGGACCATGGGCTTTGATATACTGGCAG ACAGACTCAAAAACATTGTGGTTTGGCCGGGATGCATTTGGGAGAAGAAGCCTGTTGGTACATTGGCCCACTCCTGATGATTCACGCTTTATATTATCATCAGTATCACCCCCTTCGTTTTCAAGGAATAACTCTG CAACAGAAGTAAATGGTTTGGAGGCAGGAGCAGACCCTGATTTTTCTGACCATACCAAAGTTAGCTACTGGGAAGAGCTTCCTTGTGGGATATACAGCATTCACCTGAAAGACCTTGATAATAATGCCGCATGTACGAGGGAAGGATGTGTCGTCGAAGTTAGAAAACATGATTGGACGGATTCTTCGTTGCATACGTTAATACGATGGGAGAGAAAATCAACAGTTCCTACTGTGGATGGCTTGGTTTCGGCCATGGGTTCTGTTGACAAAGGGAACCATCACTTGTCTTCGTGTTTCAGAGAAGCTGAAGACAGTACAAGTAATGGGTTTGAGAAAAGAGATCTCCCATCAGATATTTGCCTATCTCCAG CACATAGAGTATTAATTGCACTAAGGGAATCTGTAATGCTGCGAACCAATGTGAACATACTGTATCAG GGTGATCTGAATAAACTCAAGGAAGCGGAGTTGGCCCCGATAGCAATCCTTTTCTCTGGTGGCTTGGACTCCATGATACTTGCAGCATTACTAGACCAGTGCCTTGATTCCAAAT GGACAATTGATTTGCTGAATGTCAGTTTTGATGGGCAGCTAGCTCCAGATAGAGTTTCTTCACTGGCAGGACTGAAGGAGCTTCAGAGAATCTCCCCTCTGCGGAG ATGGCGTCTTGTTGAGATTGACAGTAATTTGGCCAACTTGAAAGAGGAAAGTGAACACGTGATGTCACTGATATACCCTTCAAATACCTATATG GATTTGAACATTGGTATAGCCCTATGGTTAGCTGCTAGCGGGGATGGTTGGGTGAATGGGCAAGATGGTGATCGCTACAAGCACAAGTCAACATCTAGAGTCCTTTTAGTCGGTTCTGGAGCTGATGAGCAGTGTGCTGGTTATGGTAGACATCGTACTAAATATAGAGTTGGAGG ATGGGTTTCACTGGACGAGGAAATGAGACTAGATGTGCAAAGAATTTGGAAAAGAAACATGGGAAGAGACGATAGGTGCATTTCTGACCATGGCAAGGAG GCTCGTTTTCCATTTCTTGATGAGAGTGTGATCAGAACATTGTTGGAAATTCCACTATGGGATATCACTAAACTTGATGAACCTGTGGGGAAGGGTGATAAGAAGATTCTGAGAGAG GTTGCAAAGCTGCTGGGTCTACAAGAAGCTGCTTTTCTGCCAAAGCGAGCAATCCAG TTTGGTTCGAGAATAGCAAGGGAATCAAACCGCAAGAACTTTGGCAGCAACCGAGCCGCGAACCTGGCGTCAGCAGGCAGCGTGGAGGTCCACAAGCGTAACCACTGA
- the LOC123119674 gene encoding transcription initiation factor TFIID subunit 8, translating to MSDRAGSSGSGSGDEFGRAVARAAVAQALEAAGFDCTHRSAVDALVDVLLRYLTHLGRAAAFHANLAGRALANEYDIIQSLEEIGTDFDGFAGAGTSGRCLVGSGVVKDLMAFVDSKDEVPFTRPLPKFPIPRAPQPTPSFAVAERETGMRHVPEWLPAFPDPHTYVRTEVWSEQAAKDRVDMVEQVRQRRKAEKSLLSLQQRLALAGADGFRPVVSEDSVAKGKETQPAGSKRNPFLEPALPHGDKEVSEVDIPSERKKLSVLDAFAPAIQGASAMELDSGTGWDQNQNQKSIVPKVRAPVHLKIGVNKKPLAVALNSNSMDLREDPSFLKEEQKDDRKRRAGMILRASMDNPQELPQI from the coding sequence ATGAGTGACCGCGcgggcagcagcggcagcggcagcggggaCGAGTTCGGGAGGGCCGTGGCGCGGGCGGCGGTCGCGCAGGCGCTCGAGGCCGCGGGCTTCGACTGCACGCACCGCTCGGCCGTGGACGCGCTCGTGGACGTCCTTCTCCGCTACCTCACGCACCTCGGGAGGGCCGCGGCCTTCCACGCCAACCTCGCCGGCCGCGCGCTCGCCAACGAGTACGACATCATCCAGTCCCTCGAGGAAATCGGCACCGACTTTGATGGCTTCGCCGGGGCCGGCACCTCAGGCCGCTGCCTCGTCGGCTCAGGCGTCGTCAAGGACCTCATGGCGTTCGTCGACTCCAAGGACGAGGTGCCATTCACGCGTCCGTTGCCCAAGTTCCCTATACCCCGCGCTCCGCAGCCCACACCCAGCTTTGCTGTGGCTGAGAGGGAGACTGGGATGAGGCATGTTCCCGAGTGGCTACCGGCCTTTCCGGACCCACACACCTACGTCAGGACAGAGGTGTGGAGTGAGCAGGCGGCCAAGGACAGGGTGGACATGGTCGAACAGgtgcggcagcggaggaaggccgaGAAGTCGCTGCTCAGTTTGCAGCAACGATTGGCCCTTGCGGGCGCTGATGGGTTTCGGCCAGTGGTTTCTGAGGATAGTGTAGCCAAAGGGAAGGAGACACAACCAGCTGGGAGCAAGAGAAATCCTTTTCTTGAGCCTGCTTTGCCGCATGGAGACAAGGAGGTGTCAGAGGTTGATATCCCTTCTGAGCGGAAGAAACTttctgtccttgatgcatttgCACCAGCAATTCAGGGTGCAAGTGCTATGGAGCTTGATTCTGGGACAGGTTGGGACCAGAATCAGAACCAAAAGAGCATTGTTCCAAAGGTGAGGGCACCAGTGCACCTGAAGATTGGAGTAAACAAGAAGCCCCTGGCAGTGGCCCTCAATTCAAATTCCATGGATCTGAGGGAGGACCCGTCGTTTTTGAAGGAGGAACAAAAGGATGACCGGAAGCGGAGGGCTGGGATGATATTGAGGGCATCAATGGATAACCCACAGGAACTGCCCCAGATTTAA
- the LOC123119673 gene encoding asparagine synthetase domain-containing protein C4F6.11c isoform X2, protein MCGIALVLSGDCLVVSPSTAAAAAEAAASGTPFSDEGKGVSVGELKEALRRRGPDSLGCHRLHLCAADSSIVGATDGVDCDGGDGVGGGVGATELCFIGATLQLRGAEPVSQPLVAQSGSVLVYNGEIYGGINIANDQNDTQSLLSSLESFCCCDLHVADRDEAYPCRESVGKSVPQILSTIKGPWALIYWQADSKTLWFGRDAFGRRSLLVHWPTPDDSRFILSSVSPPSFSRNNSATEVNGLEAGADPDFSDHTKVSYWEELPCGIYSIHLKDLDNNAACTREGCVVEVRKHDWTDSSLHTLIRWERKSTVPTVDGLVSAMGSVDKGNHHLSSCFREAEDSTSNGFEKRDLPSDICLSPAHRVLIALRESVMLRTNVNILYQGDLNKLKEAELAPIAILFSGGLDSMILAALLDQCLDSKWTIDLLNVSFDGQLAPDRVSSLAGLKELQRISPLRRWRLVEIDSNLANLKEESEHVMSLIYPSNTYMDLNIGIALWLAASGDGWVNGQDGDRYKHKSTSRVLLVGSGADEQCAGYGRHRTKYRVGGWVSLDEEMRLDVQRIWKRNMGRDDRCISDHGKEARFPFLDESVIRTLLEIPLWDITKLDEPVGKGDKKILREVAKLLGLQEAAFLPKRAIQFGSRIARESNRKNFGSNRAANLASAGSVEVHKRNH, encoded by the exons ATGTGCGGCATAGCCCTCGTCCTATCCGGCGACTGCCTAGTCGtctccccctccaccgccgccgccgccgccgaagccgctGCATCCGGAACACCGTTCTCCGACGAG GGGAAGGGCGTGTCCGTGGGTGAGCTCAAGGAGGCCCTGCGGCGGCGAGGCCCGGACAGCCTTGGATGCCATAGGCTCCACCTTTGCGCGGCGGACAGCAGCATCGTAGGTGCTACAG ATGGCGTAGATTGTGACGGTGGAGACGGGgttggtggtggtgttggtgccACGGAGTTGTGCTTCATTGGCGCGACACTGCAGCTCAGGGGAGCTGAGCCGGTTTCGCAGCCACTGGTGGCGCAATCAGGAAGTGTTCTAGTGTATAATG GTGAGATATATGGAGGAATTAACATTGCCAATGATCAGAATGACACACAATCACTCTTGTCTTCACTGGAATCTTTCTGTTGCTGTGACCTCCATGTTGCTGATAGAGATGAAGCATACCCTTGCCGTGAGAGCGTAGGGAAATCAGTTCCACAGATCCTCTCCACTATTAAAGGACCATGGGCTTTGATATACTGGCAGGCAG ACTCAAAAACATTGTGGTTTGGCCGGGATGCATTTGGGAGAAGAAGCCTGTTGGTACATTGGCCCACTCCTGATGATTCACGCTTTATATTATCATCAGTATCACCCCCTTCGTTTTCAAGGAATAACTCTG CAACAGAAGTAAATGGTTTGGAGGCAGGAGCAGACCCTGATTTTTCTGACCATACCAAAGTTAGCTACTGGGAAGAGCTTCCTTGTGGGATATACAGCATTCACCTGAAAGACCTTGATAATAATGCCGCATGTACGAGGGAAGGATGTGTCGTCGAAGTTAGAAAACATGATTGGACGGATTCTTCGTTGCATACGTTAATACGATGGGAGAGAAAATCAACAGTTCCTACTGTGGATGGCTTGGTTTCGGCCATGGGTTCTGTTGACAAAGGGAACCATCACTTGTCTTCGTGTTTCAGAGAAGCTGAAGACAGTACAAGTAATGGGTTTGAGAAAAGAGATCTCCCATCAGATATTTGCCTATCTCCAG CACATAGAGTATTAATTGCACTAAGGGAATCTGTAATGCTGCGAACCAATGTGAACATACTGTATCAG GGTGATCTGAATAAACTCAAGGAAGCGGAGTTGGCCCCGATAGCAATCCTTTTCTCTGGTGGCTTGGACTCCATGATACTTGCAGCATTACTAGACCAGTGCCTTGATTCCAAAT GGACAATTGATTTGCTGAATGTCAGTTTTGATGGGCAGCTAGCTCCAGATAGAGTTTCTTCACTGGCAGGACTGAAGGAGCTTCAGAGAATCTCCCCTCTGCGGAG ATGGCGTCTTGTTGAGATTGACAGTAATTTGGCCAACTTGAAAGAGGAAAGTGAACACGTGATGTCACTGATATACCCTTCAAATACCTATATG GATTTGAACATTGGTATAGCCCTATGGTTAGCTGCTAGCGGGGATGGTTGGGTGAATGGGCAAGATGGTGATCGCTACAAGCACAAGTCAACATCTAGAGTCCTTTTAGTCGGTTCTGGAGCTGATGAGCAGTGTGCTGGTTATGGTAGACATCGTACTAAATATAGAGTTGGAGG ATGGGTTTCACTGGACGAGGAAATGAGACTAGATGTGCAAAGAATTTGGAAAAGAAACATGGGAAGAGACGATAGGTGCATTTCTGACCATGGCAAGGAG GCTCGTTTTCCATTTCTTGATGAGAGTGTGATCAGAACATTGTTGGAAATTCCACTATGGGATATCACTAAACTTGATGAACCTGTGGGGAAGGGTGATAAGAAGATTCTGAGAGAG GTTGCAAAGCTGCTGGGTCTACAAGAAGCTGCTTTTCTGCCAAAGCGAGCAATCCAG TTTGGTTCGAGAATAGCAAGGGAATCAAACCGCAAGAACTTTGGCAGCAACCGAGCCGCGAACCTGGCGTCAGCAGGCAGCGTGGAGGTCCACAAGCGTAACCACTGA